The Anoxybacillus flavithermus genome has a segment encoding these proteins:
- a CDS encoding multidrug ABC transporter ATP-binding protein, producing MKSNMNQRQVFMRLMGYTAPHRKSLLFAFFLLALTTAGDVLGPIIVKIFIDDYLAQMTFPLQAMIGLATAYIMIHIGKVFLSYFQLLKFQEIALKIIQQLRIDVFAKVQSLGMRYFDRTPAGSIVSRVTNDTEAIKEMFVEVLVTFIQSAFFLVGVFVAMFLLDVRLAAFCLVILPTIYFIIRTYRKYSSVFYSDLRERLSQLNAKLNESLQGMAIIQAFRQQKRMKEQFGVINKKHYTAAMKNIKLDSLLLRPATDLVYVFSLIVVLSYFGISSFQSPVEIGVLYAFVNYLERFFEPINQMMMRLSMFQQALVASSRVFQLLDEQEEEPKQAEKPLVIEKGTVEFRNVSFSYDGKRDVLKNISFIARPGETVALVGHTGSGKSSIIQLLMRFYEFERGDILIDGHSIKEYPKRELRKHIGLVLQDPFLFYGTVRDNIRLHHQHLTDEHIEQAAKFVQAHAFIEKLPKGYDHPVTERGTTFSSGQRQLIAFARTIAMNPKILVLDEATANIDTETEEAIQQALEKMRKGRTTIAIAHRLSTIQDADQILVLHQGEIVERGTHQQLLAKRGLYYRMYVLQNGVTEDICI from the coding sequence ATGAAATCAAATATGAATCAACGACAAGTGTTTATGCGACTGATGGGCTATACTGCACCGCATCGAAAGTCGTTGTTGTTCGCTTTTTTTCTTTTAGCGTTAACGACTGCTGGAGACGTACTTGGTCCGATCATTGTAAAAATTTTTATTGACGATTATTTAGCGCAGATGACATTTCCGCTTCAAGCAATGATCGGACTAGCGACAGCGTATATCATGATTCATATCGGAAAAGTGTTTCTTTCTTATTTTCAATTATTAAAGTTCCAAGAGATTGCATTAAAAATCATTCAACAATTGCGCATAGACGTGTTTGCGAAAGTGCAATCATTAGGAATGCGTTACTTTGATCGCACGCCAGCTGGAAGCATCGTTTCACGAGTGACAAATGATACAGAAGCCATTAAAGAAATGTTTGTTGAAGTGCTTGTCACGTTTATTCAAAGTGCTTTTTTCTTAGTCGGCGTGTTTGTCGCAATGTTTTTGCTTGATGTCCGATTAGCTGCTTTTTGTTTAGTCATTTTACCGACCATTTATTTTATTATCCGTACGTATCGGAAGTACAGTTCGGTGTTTTATAGCGATTTACGCGAACGTTTAAGCCAACTCAATGCGAAATTAAATGAGTCACTTCAAGGAATGGCGATCATTCAAGCGTTCCGTCAACAAAAGCGGATGAAAGAGCAATTCGGAGTCATTAATAAAAAACATTATACGGCAGCGATGAAAAATATTAAACTAGATAGTTTATTGCTTCGTCCAGCAACAGACTTAGTTTATGTGTTTTCGCTCATTGTTGTGTTAAGTTACTTCGGTATTTCTTCCTTTCAAAGTCCGGTTGAAATTGGAGTGTTATACGCTTTTGTCAATTATTTAGAGCGTTTTTTTGAACCGATTAACCAAATGATGATGCGGCTATCGATGTTTCAACAAGCGCTCGTTGCTTCTTCACGTGTATTTCAATTGTTAGATGAACAAGAAGAAGAACCGAAACAAGCTGAAAAACCGCTCGTGATTGAAAAAGGGACGGTTGAATTTCGTAACGTATCGTTTAGTTATGATGGAAAACGGGATGTGCTAAAAAACATTTCGTTTATTGCTCGGCCTGGGGAGACTGTCGCGCTTGTCGGTCATACCGGAAGCGGAAAAAGTTCAATTATTCAACTGCTCATGCGTTTTTATGAGTTTGAACGTGGTGATATTTTGATTGATGGTCATTCGATTAAAGAGTATCCAAAGAGAGAGTTGCGGAAACATATCGGCCTTGTGCTTCAAGACCCGTTTTTGTTTTATGGGACGGTACGAGATAACATTCGGCTCCATCATCAACATTTGACGGATGAACATATTGAGCAAGCTGCCAAATTCGTTCAAGCTCATGCGTTTATTGAAAAGTTGCCAAAAGGGTATGATCATCCCGTGACAGAGAGAGGGACGACGTTCTCAAGCGGCCAGCGTCAGCTCATTGCGTTTGCTCGTACAATTGCGATGAACCCAAAAATATTAGTGCTTGATGAAGCGACCGCAAACATTGATACAGAAACAGAAGAAGCGATTCAACAAGCGCTTGAAAAGATGAGAAAAGGGCGAACAACGATTGCCATCGCCCATCGCTTATCAACAATTCAGGATGCAGATCAAATTCTTGTCTTGCATCAAGGGGAAATCGTCGAGCGCGGCACTCATCAGCAATTGCTTGCAAAACGAGGATTGTATTATCGCATGTACGTATTGCAAAATGGGGTAACGGAAGATATATGTATATAA
- a CDS encoding MBL fold metallo-hydrolase: MRKRYENLGGVPTTKSFADLRKWYAERRQKKKDWSYILPCEHIQPSLLHTNTEQTLLTWIGHATFIIQINGLTIVTDPVWAKRLGTIRRLTAPALSIDDVPPVDVILISHSHYDHLHFSSIKKLKGNPLILVPSGLRSSFLKRGFEHVVECNWWDTVVEQGVSFTFVPAQHWSKRTLFDTNTSHWGGWVIEAKEKPTFYFAGDSGYFHGFRDIGERFHIDYALLPIGAYEPEWFMGPQHVTPEEAVQAFVDCRAKTFIPMHYGTFPLADDTPKEALDRLYAEWKRRNFPNEQLRVLKLGEIVHCETAT; this comes from the coding sequence ATGAGAAAGCGATATGAAAATTTAGGTGGCGTCCCAACAACGAAATCGTTTGCTGACTTGCGGAAATGGTATGCGGAAAGAAGACAAAAAAAGAAAGACTGGTCATATATTTTGCCTTGCGAACATATTCAACCTTCGTTGCTACATACAAATACGGAGCAAACACTACTTACATGGATAGGGCATGCGACATTCATTATTCAAATAAACGGATTGACGATTGTTACAGATCCTGTGTGGGCAAAACGATTAGGAACGATCCGCAGACTAACGGCGCCCGCTCTGTCGATTGACGATGTACCTCCCGTTGACGTCATATTAATTTCTCATAGTCACTACGATCACCTACATTTTTCGAGCATTAAAAAACTGAAAGGAAACCCACTCATTCTTGTACCGAGCGGGTTACGTTCATCCTTTCTGAAAAGAGGGTTCGAGCATGTTGTGGAATGCAATTGGTGGGACACCGTTGTCGAACAAGGTGTTTCGTTTACGTTTGTTCCTGCACAACATTGGTCGAAGCGAACGTTATTTGATACAAATACGTCCCATTGGGGTGGATGGGTGATTGAAGCAAAAGAAAAACCGACGTTTTATTTTGCAGGGGATAGCGGATATTTTCATGGATTTCGCGATATTGGGGAACGTTTCCATATCGATTACGCTTTATTGCCGATTGGTGCATATGAACCCGAGTGGTTTATGGGGCCTCAACACGTTACCCCTGAAGAAGCCGTTCAAGCATTTGTCGATTGCCGGGCGAAAACATTTATTCCGATGCATTATGGCACATTTCCGCTAGCTGACGATACACCAAAAGAAGCGTTAGATCGCCTTTATGCTGAATGGAAACGTCGCAACTTTCCGAACGAACAACTACGTGTGCTGAAATTAGGCGAAATCGTACATTGTGAAACCGCCACATAA
- a CDS encoding endonuclease I, translating to MVEDVIHQHAEQLKRWEEKQKEILQELIENQQKIQQQNALYYNENEEGRIIDRYYEHIDHQTDGKLLFQAYHDLIKRTHIRRIPYFLSKDYYLYTWVDLQPDGTVKSIYSGKKKDPRTIILQDYEIIQKRYEQFVQLVKKAKKGELDFNQKIKLVDQQLKFNAEHVVPQSWFGAKEPMKGDLHHLFVCEPRCNSIRSNFPYADFPFYEPESPNEIIQNDCGVAYGEHFEPEHGKGAVARAMLYFLVRYPRAIKQPFIDQINISLLIQWHKQFPVTMYEKHRNAAIFRIQGNRNPFIDKPHLVEELYFLIGRKSG from the coding sequence ATGGTGGAAGATGTTATCCATCAACATGCAGAGCAGCTGAAGCGTTGGGAAGAAAAACAGAAAGAAATTTTGCAAGAACTCATTGAAAATCAACAAAAAATTCAGCAACAGAACGCCTTATATTATAACGAAAACGAAGAAGGGCGCATCATCGACCGATATTACGAACACATCGATCATCAAACGGATGGAAAGTTGTTATTTCAAGCGTATCACGATTTAATAAAACGAACGCACATTCGACGCATTCCATATTTTTTAAGCAAAGATTACTATTTATACACATGGGTCGATTTGCAACCAGACGGAACAGTAAAAAGCATTTATTCAGGAAAAAAGAAAGATCCACGTACAATTATTTTACAAGATTACGAGATCATTCAAAAGCGATATGAACAATTTGTTCAGCTTGTAAAAAAGGCAAAAAAAGGCGAACTCGATTTTAATCAAAAAATAAAATTGGTTGATCAACAATTGAAATTTAATGCAGAGCACGTCGTTCCACAATCATGGTTTGGGGCGAAGGAACCGATGAAAGGGGATTTGCATCATTTATTCGTTTGCGAACCACGTTGCAATTCGATTCGTTCCAATTTTCCTTATGCCGATTTTCCGTTTTATGAACCTGAGTCTCCGAATGAAATCATTCAAAATGATTGTGGCGTGGCATACGGGGAACATTTTGAACCTGAACACGGAAAAGGAGCGGTAGCTCGAGCGATGTTGTATTTCCTCGTTCGTTATCCGCGAGCAATCAAACAGCCGTTTATTGATCAAATTAATATTTCACTACTCATTCAATGGCATAAACAGTTTCCAGTTACAATGTATGAAAAACATCGTAACGCAGCCATTTTCCGCATTCAAGGCAATCGTAATCCGTTCATCGATAAACCACATCTTGTTGAAGAGCTCTATTTTTTAATTGGACGTAAAAGTGGTTAG
- a CDS encoding ammonium transporter → MNEVQLSFALDSLWVMLGAILVIGMQVGFALLEAGSTRMKNAGHVAGKQILSFAIASLAFWAAGFAITFGKGNGFIGTEGWFLKEGTETFSSLSWANVPLELKFLFQLAFVGVSLAIAWGGFAERAKLSVYFIFGTVFTIAIYPVIGHWVWGGGWLGEMGMQDFAGSTVVHLQGAIAALIATMLLGPRIGKFNKDGTPNYIPGHNQVYTVIGGFVLWVGWFGFNAGSTMGTADGFFGYVALTTNIAAAAGAIASILTAKWLVGKADIPAMVNGVLAALVAITAACAFVEPWAAAVIGAVAGSFTFWTSVYFERKGIDDPIYAFSVHGIAGIVGTISTGFFASPRLVEITGIGKPGLFYGGGIDQLIVQTVGVLGAAIYVAIVSFVILYILKKTIGLRVTPEQEISGLDISEHGSYGYPEQLDPAYKQTTTVVSSRSS, encoded by the coding sequence ATGAACGAAGTACAGTTGAGTTTTGCACTTGATTCGCTTTGGGTCATGTTAGGGGCTATTTTAGTCATTGGAATGCAAGTGGGATTTGCTTTGTTAGAAGCTGGGTCAACACGAATGAAAAACGCGGGCCATGTCGCGGGAAAACAAATATTAAGTTTTGCGATTGCATCACTTGCGTTTTGGGCAGCAGGTTTCGCCATTACATTCGGAAAAGGAAATGGATTCATTGGCACAGAAGGATGGTTTTTAAAAGAAGGAACAGAGACATTTTCTTCACTTTCATGGGCAAATGTTCCACTTGAGTTGAAATTTCTATTTCAACTTGCTTTTGTTGGTGTATCTTTAGCAATCGCATGGGGAGGATTTGCTGAACGAGCAAAACTTTCTGTTTATTTTATTTTTGGGACGGTTTTTACGATTGCCATTTACCCTGTAATCGGTCATTGGGTATGGGGAGGTGGTTGGCTTGGAGAGATGGGGATGCAAGATTTCGCAGGCTCGACGGTTGTCCATTTACAAGGAGCAATTGCGGCGCTCATTGCAACGATGTTGTTAGGGCCGCGCATTGGCAAGTTTAATAAAGATGGGACACCAAATTACATCCCGGGACATAATCAAGTATACACAGTCATTGGTGGCTTCGTATTATGGGTCGGTTGGTTTGGGTTTAATGCGGGAAGCACAATGGGAACTGCAGATGGATTTTTCGGTTATGTAGCGTTAACGACAAATATTGCGGCAGCAGCTGGCGCGATCGCTTCCATTTTGACGGCAAAATGGCTCGTTGGAAAAGCAGATATTCCAGCCATGGTCAACGGTGTATTAGCAGCTCTCGTTGCGATTACAGCAGCATGTGCATTTGTTGAGCCATGGGCAGCTGCAGTCATTGGTGCCGTTGCGGGATCATTTACATTTTGGACGTCTGTATATTTTGAACGAAAAGGCATTGACGACCCAATTTACGCATTTTCTGTTCATGGTATCGCTGGCATTGTTGGTACGATTTCAACAGGTTTTTTCGCCTCGCCACGTTTAGTAGAGATCACAGGAATTGGAAAACCGGGATTGTTTTATGGTGGAGGAATTGATCAACTTATCGTTCAAACAGTCGGCGTTTTAGGTGCAGCGATATATGTAGCGATTGTTTCGTTTGTTATTTTATATATATTAAAAAAGACGATCGGCTTACGAGTGACGCCTGAACAAGAAATTTCTGGACTTGATATTAGTGAGCATGGTTCATATGGGTATCCAGAACAATTAGATCCAGCTTATAAACAAACGACAACAGTCGTTTCATCTCGTTCGTCATGA
- a CDS encoding nucleotidyltransferase: MNNFEAIIVRAKQCNNMSELKQLHDEVAFLLSSFSISFSCILEVYDMLCMCHDAFMKQALLLAEREVDRKGIGKKPSSFCWFVMGSSGRKEPTIWTDQDNGVIFSCFCNEKEECYAYMREYARIGVLFLNEIGYPYCSGYVMATNRRWLKEADDWNGQIDKYVANEHIDDIRYLSMLADMRPIYGEYALANQLKMTLYKKIAATFSLRGRMIDSVRIPFVPIGPFGRVYVERWGEKSGMVDIKQGGYVQLNHMLKWIAVQKQFIDAHSTFERLTRWYDENGCSQQQFERIKEALETFLYFRLRCSLEGTNLVIDHLSKEEKKRLKRALAVAKRVQRDARKWV, encoded by the coding sequence ATGAATAATTTTGAAGCGATTATCGTTCGAGCGAAACAATGCAACAATATGTCAGAATTGAAGCAACTTCACGATGAAGTTGCTTTTCTCCTCTCTTCTTTTTCAATTTCTTTTTCCTGTATATTGGAAGTATACGATATGCTTTGTATGTGTCACGACGCATTTATGAAACAGGCGCTGTTGTTAGCTGAACGGGAGGTTGATCGAAAAGGAATTGGCAAAAAACCTTCGTCTTTCTGTTGGTTTGTGATGGGGAGCAGCGGACGGAAGGAGCCGACCATTTGGACAGATCAAGATAACGGGGTAATTTTTTCATGCTTTTGCAATGAAAAAGAAGAATGCTATGCGTATATGCGTGAGTATGCCCGCATTGGTGTTCTTTTTTTGAATGAAATAGGGTATCCATATTGTAGTGGGTATGTGATGGCAACAAATAGAAGATGGCTAAAGGAAGCAGATGATTGGAATGGACAAATTGACAAATATGTAGCAAACGAACATATAGATGATATTCGTTATTTATCTATGTTAGCTGATATGCGTCCGATTTACGGTGAGTATGCACTTGCTAATCAGCTGAAAATGACATTATATAAAAAGATTGCGGCGACTTTTTCTTTGCGCGGCCGAATGATTGATAGTGTTCGTATTCCTTTTGTGCCGATTGGACCTTTTGGACGGGTGTACGTCGAACGTTGGGGGGAGAAAAGCGGCATGGTTGATATAAAGCAAGGGGGATATGTTCAGCTCAATCATATGTTAAAATGGATTGCTGTTCAAAAACAATTTATTGATGCGCATTCAACATTTGAGCGATTAACGCGTTGGTATGATGAAAATGGTTGTTCACAACAGCAATTTGAACGCATAAAAGAGGCACTTGAGACGTTTTTATATTTCCGTTTACGTTGTTCGTTAGAAGGAACTAATTTAGTCATCGATCATTTATCGAAAGAAGAAAAAAAGCGGCTAAAAAGAGCGCTAGCAGTAGCCAAACGAGTACAACGTGATGCAAGGAAGTGGGTGTGA
- a CDS encoding DNA polymerase III subunit epsilon, translating to MERPFQWISRILSLGLRYDQATAVGPAFQQEAWIRKIMKEAKKHTYSLETPLSDVTFILLDTETTGFSPQRGDEIFSLAALKTKNGEPLDLYCSNFRPKRRIPEHVVTLTGITNDDVAYAPLLEEEIHHILSFLNHSILLGYHIQHDVAFLNEFLSRNYRTVLQQTTIEMRKIMECIYHESFPTLDDALSFYHLTPIDRHTAKGDVMSLFEMWKRVFIELQQLQIDTLHDLYALLSQCS from the coding sequence ATGGAGCGACCGTTTCAATGGATCAGTCGCATACTATCGCTTGGTCTTCGATACGATCAAGCAACAGCGGTCGGTCCAGCTTTTCAACAAGAGGCGTGGATTCGAAAAATAATGAAAGAAGCAAAGAAGCATACGTATTCGCTCGAAACGCCGCTTTCTGACGTGACGTTTATTTTGTTAGATACAGAGACAACAGGTTTTTCTCCACAAAGGGGAGATGAAATTTTTTCACTTGCAGCCTTAAAAACAAAAAACGGTGAACCGCTTGATTTATATTGTTCCAACTTCCGACCAAAACGCCGCATTCCAGAACATGTTGTTACGCTTACAGGGATAACAAATGACGATGTCGCATACGCTCCGTTATTAGAGGAGGAAATTCATCATATTCTTTCTTTTTTGAACCATAGCATTTTACTCGGCTACCATATTCAGCATGATGTTGCATTTTTAAATGAATTTTTATCACGAAATTACCGTACAGTTTTACAACAAACAACAATAGAAATGAGAAAAATTATGGAATGTATATATCACGAATCATTTCCGACGCTTGATGATGCTCTTTCATTTTATCATCTAACTCCGATTGATCGTCATACAGCAAAAGGAGATGTCATGAGTTTATTTGAAATGTGGAAGCGAGTGTTTATAGAATTGCAACAGTTACAAATTGATACGTTGCACGACTTATATGCATTACTTAGTCAATGTTCGTAA
- a CDS encoding transcriptional regulator — protein MEHQYEQLDEETLFIVSQTFKALSDPTRIRILHLLSSGEFSVTEIANRLSLLQSTVSHQLRFLKNLRLVKYRREGTTLYYSHDDEHVLHILEQTIRHARDH, from the coding sequence ATGGAACATCAATATGAGCAGTTAGATGAAGAAACGCTTTTCATCGTATCACAAACATTTAAAGCGTTAAGTGACCCGACGCGTATTCGTATTTTACATTTGCTTTCATCTGGCGAGTTTTCAGTAACTGAAATTGCGAATCGGTTGTCACTTTTACAATCGACTGTATCCCATCAACTTCGATTTTTGAAAAACTTACGTCTCGTTAAATATCGGAGGGAAGGAACGACACTATATTATTCGCATGATGATGAACATGTTTTGCACATTCTTGAACAAACGATTCGCCATGCGCGCGATCATTAG
- a CDS encoding heavy metal translocating P-type ATPase yields MKEYEIKGLTCANCARALEEQIQSLPYGDGATLNYNSGKLRVHERIDLEKVRTILATDGAYIADDEQTQKKRNPLLYLVGVSLVLFLMALVLEHLDIDGASIIIIIYMATIVLSGYKTFVKGLKNIIRFRFNMDTLMTIALIGAFGIGEWKEAAVVAILFGINEYLEGLGMERARRSLDMLLKQAPKEALLISNGNMRVVPIDSLQVGDVVLVRPGEKIPSDGIVIEGKSSVNEAAITGEAMPIEKELGMNVYGGSVNNEGMLHVQITKQYKDSSLAKILHLVQEAQETKTPLELFIHRFAKYYTPFIMIVSLFVMLVPPLWFEASWHDSLYQGLAVLIVGCPCALILSSPIALLAGMTRNAKNGVLVKGGVHLETLGRVRTIAFDKTGTITKGKPHVTNVIAYSDENELLYIAASLESVSSHPLAQAIVQKAKQHHIAYKQPEQVETRTGSGIEGKVDGIWYRIGNERMFDPQLFTEQVQQDAEKLKCEGRTIVFVADEQRILGLFGAADEIREESKKVIQQLHRIGIGRTVMLTGDHEKTAEQVAKQVGVTHTLAKLLPEQKVEKIKELMETDIVAMVGDGMNDAPALAHAHVGIAMGKGTDSAIETADVVLMQDHLEKLPEAIVIARRVNRTIRLNIAIALSLKAIALLLTIPGWLTLWIAILSDMGATIFVSILSLFILWEKRTI; encoded by the coding sequence ATGAAAGAGTATGAAATCAAAGGATTAACATGCGCTAATTGTGCGCGGGCATTAGAAGAACAAATTCAATCACTTCCATATGGCGACGGAGCAACGTTGAACTATAATAGCGGAAAATTACGCGTACATGAACGCATCGATTTAGAAAAAGTACGGACGATTTTAGCGACAGATGGGGCATATATAGCAGACGATGAACAGACGCAAAAAAAACGAAATCCGCTCCTCTATCTCGTGGGTGTCTCTCTTGTTCTTTTTTTGATGGCGCTTGTGCTTGAGCATTTGGACATAGATGGTGCGAGCATCATTATCATTATTTATATGGCTACGATCGTGCTCAGCGGATATAAAACATTTGTTAAAGGGTTGAAAAATATCATTCGTTTTCGTTTCAATATGGATACGTTAATGACGATTGCTTTAATCGGCGCATTTGGAATTGGTGAATGGAAAGAAGCGGCTGTCGTTGCTATTTTATTTGGTATTAACGAATATTTAGAAGGACTAGGGATGGAACGAGCGCGTCGCTCGCTTGATATGCTGCTGAAACAAGCGCCAAAAGAAGCACTTCTTATATCGAACGGAAACATGCGTGTCGTTCCCATTGATTCGCTACAAGTTGGCGACGTTGTGCTCGTTCGCCCCGGTGAAAAAATTCCATCAGACGGTATTGTTATTGAAGGAAAAAGCTCCGTCAATGAGGCAGCGATTACAGGTGAAGCCATGCCGATCGAAAAAGAATTAGGAATGAACGTATACGGTGGAAGTGTGAACAATGAGGGGATGTTACACGTTCAAATTACAAAACAATATAAAGACAGTTCTTTGGCAAAAATTTTACATCTTGTGCAAGAAGCGCAAGAGACAAAAACACCGCTTGAATTGTTCATTCATCGTTTTGCAAAATATTATACTCCCTTTATTATGATTGTTTCGTTATTCGTCATGCTCGTTCCGCCGTTGTGGTTTGAAGCGTCTTGGCATGATTCGTTATATCAAGGGTTAGCTGTATTAATTGTCGGATGTCCTTGCGCCCTTATTTTATCTTCACCGATTGCTTTGCTAGCGGGTATGACGCGCAATGCGAAGAACGGCGTGTTAGTGAAAGGTGGCGTTCATTTAGAAACACTTGGACGCGTACGTACGATTGCTTTTGATAAAACAGGAACGATAACAAAAGGAAAGCCACACGTAACAAATGTGATTGCATATAGCGATGAGAATGAACTGCTTTACATTGCGGCGTCGTTAGAAAGTGTATCTTCCCATCCGCTTGCACAAGCCATTGTCCAAAAAGCAAAGCAACATCATATTGCATACAAACAACCAGAACAAGTCGAAACACGAACGGGAAGCGGTATAGAAGGAAAAGTCGATGGGATATGGTATCGTATCGGAAATGAAAGAATGTTTGATCCTCAATTGTTTACTGAACAAGTTCAACAAGATGCAGAAAAGTTAAAATGTGAAGGACGTACGATTGTTTTTGTCGCAGATGAACAACGTATACTTGGTTTGTTTGGCGCTGCTGATGAAATACGTGAAGAGAGCAAAAAGGTCATTCAACAACTACATCGTATTGGTATTGGGCGCACAGTCATGTTAACAGGAGATCATGAAAAAACAGCCGAACAAGTTGCTAAACAAGTTGGAGTGACACATACATTGGCAAAACTTCTTCCAGAACAAAAAGTAGAAAAAATAAAGGAGTTAATGGAAACAGATATAGTGGCAATGGTAGGAGATGGAATGAATGATGCCCCTGCGCTTGCTCATGCTCACGTTGGGATCGCGATGGGGAAAGGGACAGATAGCGCCATTGAAACTGCTGATGTCGTGCTTATGCAAGATCATCTTGAGAAATTGCCAGAGGCGATTGTGATTGCCCGACGTGTAAATCGCACCATTCGTTTAAATATTGCAATTGCCCTGTCGTTAAAGGCAATAGCGCTACTATTAACCATTCCGGGTTGGTTAACATTATGGATCGCCATTTTATCGGATATGGGGGCAACGATTTTTGTTAGCATACTGAGCTTATTCATTTTATGGGAAAAGCGCACGATTTAA